The DNA region cacacacacacacggtcccTTGGTGCAATGGTGCGGCGAACTCTGCTCCAGGCCATTGCACCGAGTCTTGTAAGTTGCCTGTTGCAAAACCCTGTTTGCAAAAGGTTCCTGGAAAGACGCAGCGTGGCACTCGCTGTCATTTCCATTCCAGGTtggagaggaaggggaaatggagccaCGTCCCTAAGGGCCCAACCCAAAGCCCACGGAACTCCCGGGGAGTAAGTGCCCTGCTCGTCCGTTGCAGCTCACACATCCGCAGTTCAGCACCCggagccagctcctctgctgtgacCAGGGCTAGTCCTTTGCCTAGCTGAGTATAGCTGGGTGTAGCTGAGCGGGTGTCAGGCTGGCAGGTGTGCTGGAAGAGCGCCCGACCTCGCTAAAGGGGCACGCCCCGAGCTGGACCTTTCAAGTGACAGCTGCACCCACCCCCTGGATCGGTGCCAGGGCTGTCACTGGTCTCCCATCCAGCGTGGTGGGCAGCCCATCCAGCCTGGAACACTGTCTGGCCCCTAATTGCAGATGCACCATATGCCGTGGGACAGAGGCGCTGCAGGCCTGTAAGTCACTGCTGCCAAGACTGTGACACATGCACCGTATGCCCTGGCACAGCCCCAGGCCCACAGGCATGGAATCAGGCCAGCAGTTGCAGTTATGCCCCCGCCAGGGGTGGTTAACCCCATCACACTCGCAGATTCACTGGCTGCTCGCCATGAATCTGAGGGCTGCACCTACACGGCTGATCCATTGCATTCAAGCGCCCTGCCAGGCGGCCGGGTTCTCACTGCGGGGCTGCATCGGCCTGGCGAGACAGATGGGAAATCGCTGGATGGCTTCGCTCCCCAATTCATCAGCTGCATCGCAGGGAGGGAGAGTCACTGCTCGCCATAATCTATGAGCAAGCAAGCTGCCCTCAGCCCTGGGTGCACCAGAGCCTGGAGCAGTGCCCACCCCATAACTGTGGGCACAGCCTACACCTAGACGCAGTGTCCAGCCCATAATTACATGCACAGTCCAGACACACTGAAACTATAGCCCAGCCGGTTCTTGCTGACAGCCTTAGGCTGTGCGGAGCCCAAGTCTTAGGGGTGTCATACTCCTTCCGGCACCGGATCCACCGACATCTAGTTCTCTGCAGTCGTCTCCtttatgcccccccccaccccttctgaaaGCAAGTGCCCAGTGTCAGGGACCAGGATATGGGCAGCcatgtctagtggttagatcagTTGGAGTCAGAGGCCAGAGGCCAGAACCAAGGATCACAGCTGGAGTCAGAGCCCAGGATCGGAACCAGAGTCAGAAGTCGGgaatcagagctgagggtcagaaccAGGTTATCTGGAGTGAGGGCGGCAGGTCAGAAGCCgttgcaaatgctttgagcagccagcataatttctgctgctgcttctgggcttAAGAGCAAGCCTGCCAGCTGCTTCAGCCAGTCAGGTGGGGCGGTCATGCAGCCCAGCTGTTCCCATGAGGAACCTGAGCAGGAGCAGCTGCCGGGCCTTATTCCTGACACCCAGTCCTGGCCAAGAGGGCATGTCCCCAGGGGCaggccccctcctggagcctgccgCTGTCCCCTCAGTTACTGGTAAGGTTGCTCACCATGCTGGAGTTGCTGGAGAGAGGTTCCCTAGACCGAGTCTGGGGTTTGAGCACCATGGAGCGGTGGAAGCTCTCGCGAGCCCGCAGGGAGCTCTCAGTCGAGGATCCCGAGTTGATATCGGCCATGAGCAAGCAGTCCCCGGGCCCACGGAGCCCGAGGcggatgcagcagcagcagacgaAGCACAGCACGGCCCGGCGCACCTCCAGGCTGCGGAAGGAGTAGATGAGGGGGTTGATGGCTGAGTTGAGcaaggccagggccagggcccagTCCATGCCCTTCAGGAGCTTGCAGGTCTGGGACTCGCAGAAGACGTCGAGGAGCAGCAAGGCGAAGAGCGGGCTCCAGCAGAGAATGAAGGCCCCCAGGATCATCAGGACGGTCTTGAGCAGCCGCAGGGACCTCTTGCGGCTGTGGCGGGTGATGACCTGCTGGGAGCTGGCCCGGACCAGGTGGTAGATGGAGGCGTAGAGGCCGATGATGCCCAGAAGGATCATACTGAACATGACCACGCAGAAGAGGATGTAGTTCTTGGAGTAGAGGGGCAGCAGGGTGGAGCAGCTGCGGAAGTCACACAGGCAGTTCCAGCCCAGCAAAGGCAGCATCCCAATGAGGATGGCCAAGGCCCAGCAGGACACGATGAGACTACGCAGGCGTATGGTCTTACTGGCCTCGTTCTCAGCAATGGGTCTCACCATGGTGCTGTAGCGCTCGATGGCCGTCACCAGCAGGCTGAAGGTGGAGGCGGCCAGGGCGATGAAGAGGACGCCCTCCCGGAGGAACCACAGCTCAGGCGTCAGCTGGAAGGTTCTGCTGCCTGACAGGCAGATGTTGCAGATATAGGCCACCCCGGCCAGCAGGTCGCTCACCGTGATGCTAGCAATGCAGGAGTAGACCCACCGGCGGACATGCAGGCCCCTCACGATGGCCATCAGCACCAGCAAGTTCTCCACCACGATGAGGCAGCTAATGGTGATGAAGGCCACCTTGAGGAGGCCCATCCTGTCCTCCTGGGGCCGCCGGCTGCCCAGCTTCCCCGTGTAATTGTAGTGCTGCAGGATGAGGTTGATGTTCTGCCTGgctgccag from Eretmochelys imbricata isolate rEreImb1 chromosome 25, rEreImb1.hap1, whole genome shotgun sequence includes:
- the S1PR4 gene encoding sphingosine 1-phosphate receptor 4; this translates as MPSLALGFALPQGLPVPQKMPAPGLSRSVDPSFPPLLTVSPEARVSLLYSVDSCLQLAARQNINLILQHYNYTGKLGSRRPQEDRMGLLKVAFITISCLIVVENLLVLMAIVRGLHVRRWVYSCIASITVSDLLAGVAYICNICLSGSRTFQLTPELWFLREGVLFIALAASTFSLLVTAIERYSTMVRPIAENEASKTIRLRSLIVSCWALAILIGMLPLLGWNCLCDFRSCSTLLPLYSKNYILFCVVMFSMILLGIIGLYASIYHLVRASSQQVITRHSRKRSLRLLKTVLMILGAFILCWSPLFALLLLDVFCESQTCKLLKGMDWALALALLNSAINPLIYSFRSLEVRRAVLCFVCCCCIRLGLRGPGDCLLMADINSGSSTESSLRARESFHRSMVLKPQTRSREPLSSNSSMVSNLTSN